One region of Mus musculus strain C57BL/6J chromosome 3, GRCm38.p6 C57BL/6J genomic DNA includes:
- the Zzz3 gene encoding ZZ-type zinc finger-containing protein 3 isoform X6 translates to MLGSEVLVQHFNSYQRLLQTIAVLEAQRSQAVQDLESLGKHQREALKNPIGFVEKLQKKADIGLPYPQRVVQLPEIMWDQYTNSLGNFEREFKHRKRHTRRVKLVFDKVGLPARPKSPLDPKKDGESLSYSMLPLSDGPEGSHNRPQMIRGRLCDDSKPETFNQLWTVEEQKKLEQLLLKYPPEEVESRRWQKIADELGNRTAKQVASRVQKYFIKLTKAGIPVPGRTPNLYIYSRKSSTSRRQHPLNKHLFKPSTFMTSHEPPVYMDEDDDRSCLHSHMSTAAEEASDEESIPIIYRSLPEYKELLQFKKLKKQKLQQMQAESGFVQHVGFKCDNCGVEPIQGVRWHCQDCPPEMSLDFCDSCSDCPHETDIHKEDHQLEPVYKSETFLDRDYCVSQGTSYSYLDPNYFPANR, encoded by the exons TTATCAGAGACTGCTACAGACCATTGCTGTACTTGAGGCTCAGCGTTCCCAAGCAGTGCAAGACCTGGAAAGTTTAGGCAAACACCAGAGAGAAGCACTAAAAAATCCTATTGGATTTGTGGAGAAACTTCAGAAGAAG gctgacatAGGGCTTCCATACCcacagagagttgttcagttacCTGAGATCATGTGGGACCAGTACACCAATAGCCTTGGGAACTTTGAAAGAGAATTTAAACACCGCAAAAGACATACTAGGAGAGTTAAGTTAGTTTTTGATAAAG TAGGGTTGCCCGCTAGACCAAAAAGTCCTTTAGATCCTAAGAAGGATGGAGAATCCCTTTCGTACTCCATGTTGCCTTTGAGTGATGGTCCAGAAGGCTCCCATAACCGTCCTCAG ATGATAAGAGGTCGCCTGTGTGACGACAGCAAGCCCGAGACCTTCAACCAGCTGTGGACTGTTGAAGAACAG AAAAAACTCGAACAGCTACTCCTGAAATACCCTCCCGAAGAAGTAGAATCTCGGCGGTGGCAGAAGATTGCTGATGAACTGGGCAACCggacagccaaacag GTCGCCAGTCGTGTACAGAAGTACTTCATAAAGCTAACGAAAGCCGGCATACCAGTTCCAGGCAGAACACCTAACTTATATATATACTCCAGAAAG TCCTCAACAAGCAGGCGACAGCACCCCCTTAATAAGCACCTCTTTAAACCTTCCACTTTCATGACTTCACATGAGCCACCGGTGTACATGGATGAAGATGATGACCGGTCCTGTCTCCATAGCCACATGAGCACTGCTGCTGAGGAGGCCTCA GATGAAGAAAGCATTCCTATCATATATAGGAGTTTACCTGAATATAAAGAACTATTAcagtttaaaaagttaaaaaagcaGAAACTTCAACAAATGCAAGCAGAAAGTGGGTTTGTGCAGCACGTAGGCTTTAAG TGTGATAACTGTGGTGTGGAACCTATCCAAGGAGTCCGGTGGCACTGCCAGGACTGCCCTCCAGAAATGTCTTTGGATTTCTGTGACTCTTGTTCAGACTG CCCACATGAAACAGATATTCACAAGGAAGACCACCAGTTAGAACCTGTTTATAAGTCAGAGACGTTCTTAGACAGAGATTACTGTGTGTCCCAGGGCACCAGTTATAGTTATCTGGACCCCAACTACTTCCCAGCCAACAGATGA
- the Zzz3 gene encoding ZZ-type zinc finger-containing protein 3 isoform X7: MLGSEVLVQHFNSYQRLLQTIAVLEAQRSQAVQDLESLGKHQREALKNPIGFVEKLQKKADIGLPYPQRVVQLPEIMWDQYTNSLGNFEREFKHRKRHTRRVKLVFDKGLPARPKSPLDPKKDGESLSYSMLPLSDGPEGSHNRPQMIRGRLCDDSKPETFNQLWTVEEQKKLEQLLLKYPPEEVESRRWQKIADELGNRTAKQVASRVQKYFIKLTKAGIPVPGRTPNLYIYSRKSSTSRRQHPLNKHLFKPSTFMTSHEPPVYMDEDDDRSCLHSHMSTAAEEASDEESIPIIYRSLPEYKELLQFKKLKKQKLQQMQAESGFVQHVGFKCDNCGVEPIQGVRWHCQDCPPEMSLDFCDSCSDCPHETDIHKEDHQLEPVYKSETFLDRDYCVSQGTSYSYLDPNYFPANR; this comes from the exons TTATCAGAGACTGCTACAGACCATTGCTGTACTTGAGGCTCAGCGTTCCCAAGCAGTGCAAGACCTGGAAAGTTTAGGCAAACACCAGAGAGAAGCACTAAAAAATCCTATTGGATTTGTGGAGAAACTTCAGAAGAAG gctgacatAGGGCTTCCATACCcacagagagttgttcagttacCTGAGATCATGTGGGACCAGTACACCAATAGCCTTGGGAACTTTGAAAGAGAATTTAAACACCGCAAAAGACATACTAGGAGAGTTAAGTTAGTTTTTGATAAAG GGTTGCCCGCTAGACCAAAAAGTCCTTTAGATCCTAAGAAGGATGGAGAATCCCTTTCGTACTCCATGTTGCCTTTGAGTGATGGTCCAGAAGGCTCCCATAACCGTCCTCAG ATGATAAGAGGTCGCCTGTGTGACGACAGCAAGCCCGAGACCTTCAACCAGCTGTGGACTGTTGAAGAACAG AAAAAACTCGAACAGCTACTCCTGAAATACCCTCCCGAAGAAGTAGAATCTCGGCGGTGGCAGAAGATTGCTGATGAACTGGGCAACCggacagccaaacag GTCGCCAGTCGTGTACAGAAGTACTTCATAAAGCTAACGAAAGCCGGCATACCAGTTCCAGGCAGAACACCTAACTTATATATATACTCCAGAAAG TCCTCAACAAGCAGGCGACAGCACCCCCTTAATAAGCACCTCTTTAAACCTTCCACTTTCATGACTTCACATGAGCCACCGGTGTACATGGATGAAGATGATGACCGGTCCTGTCTCCATAGCCACATGAGCACTGCTGCTGAGGAGGCCTCA GATGAAGAAAGCATTCCTATCATATATAGGAGTTTACCTGAATATAAAGAACTATTAcagtttaaaaagttaaaaaagcaGAAACTTCAACAAATGCAAGCAGAAAGTGGGTTTGTGCAGCACGTAGGCTTTAAG TGTGATAACTGTGGTGTGGAACCTATCCAAGGAGTCCGGTGGCACTGCCAGGACTGCCCTCCAGAAATGTCTTTGGATTTCTGTGACTCTTGTTCAGACTG CCCACATGAAACAGATATTCACAAGGAAGACCACCAGTTAGAACCTGTTTATAAGTCAGAGACGTTCTTAGACAGAGATTACTGTGTGTCCCAGGGCACCAGTTATAGTTATCTGGACCCCAACTACTTCCCAGCCAACAGATGA
- the Zzz3 gene encoding ZZ-type zinc finger-containing protein 3 isoform c (isoform c is encoded by transcript variant 4), translating into MIDLWLYSYQRLLQTIAVLEAQRSQAVQDLESLGKHQREALKNPIGFVEKLQKKADIGLPYPQRVVQLPEIMWDQYTNSLGNFEREFKHRKRHTRRVKLVFDKVGLPARPKSPLDPKKDGESLSYSMLPLSDGPEGSHNRPQMIRGRLCDDSKPETFNQLWTVEEQKKLEQLLLKYPPEEVESRRWQKIADELGNRTAKQVASRVQKYFIKLTKAGIPVPGRTPNLYIYSRKSSTSRRQHPLNKHLFKPSTFMTSHEPPVYMDEDDDRSCLHSHMSTAAEEASDEESIPIIYRSLPEYKELLQFKKLKKQKLQQMQAESGFVQHVGFKCDNCGVEPIQGVRWHCQDCPPEMSLDFCDSCSDCPHETDIHKEDHQLEPVYKSETFLDRDYCVSQGTSYSYLDPNYFPANR; encoded by the exons TTATCAGAGACTGCTACAGACCATTGCTGTACTTGAGGCTCAGCGTTCCCAAGCAGTGCAAGACCTGGAAAGTTTAGGCAAACACCAGAGAGAAGCACTAAAAAATCCTATTGGATTTGTGGAGAAACTTCAGAAGAAG gctgacatAGGGCTTCCATACCcacagagagttgttcagttacCTGAGATCATGTGGGACCAGTACACCAATAGCCTTGGGAACTTTGAAAGAGAATTTAAACACCGCAAAAGACATACTAGGAGAGTTAAGTTAGTTTTTGATAAAG TAGGGTTGCCCGCTAGACCAAAAAGTCCTTTAGATCCTAAGAAGGATGGAGAATCCCTTTCGTACTCCATGTTGCCTTTGAGTGATGGTCCAGAAGGCTCCCATAACCGTCCTCAG ATGATAAGAGGTCGCCTGTGTGACGACAGCAAGCCCGAGACCTTCAACCAGCTGTGGACTGTTGAAGAACAG AAAAAACTCGAACAGCTACTCCTGAAATACCCTCCCGAAGAAGTAGAATCTCGGCGGTGGCAGAAGATTGCTGATGAACTGGGCAACCggacagccaaacag GTCGCCAGTCGTGTACAGAAGTACTTCATAAAGCTAACGAAAGCCGGCATACCAGTTCCAGGCAGAACACCTAACTTATATATATACTCCAGAAAG TCCTCAACAAGCAGGCGACAGCACCCCCTTAATAAGCACCTCTTTAAACCTTCCACTTTCATGACTTCACATGAGCCACCGGTGTACATGGATGAAGATGATGACCGGTCCTGTCTCCATAGCCACATGAGCACTGCTGCTGAGGAGGCCTCA GATGAAGAAAGCATTCCTATCATATATAGGAGTTTACCTGAATATAAAGAACTATTAcagtttaaaaagttaaaaaagcaGAAACTTCAACAAATGCAAGCAGAAAGTGGGTTTGTGCAGCACGTAGGCTTTAAG TGTGATAACTGTGGTGTGGAACCTATCCAAGGAGTCCGGTGGCACTGCCAGGACTGCCCTCCAGAAATGTCTTTGGATTTCTGTGACTCTTGTTCAGACTG CCCACATGAAACAGATATTCACAAGGAAGACCACCAGTTAGAACCTGTTTATAAGTCAGAGACGTTCTTAGACAGAGATTACTGTGTGTCCCAGGGCACCAGTTATAGTTATCTGGACCCCAACTACTTCCCAGCCAACAGATGA